The Candidatus Zixiibacteriota bacterium genomic interval GTAATTTCGAATTTTTCACGGACAAATTCCGTTTTCAGTTGTTCCTGCGGCAACTGGCCCAGCATCTCGGTCAGCATTAACTGGAATTGTTCTTTTTGCCCGCCGGCGAACTGCGATGAAGTTCGTGACTGCTCCTGTTGCTTCTGCATCTTCTTTTCGTATCCGGCCATGTCGAGGGTCAGGTTTTTCTCCTCGGCCATGACATTGGTCAGATCCACCGGGAAACCGTAAGTATCATAGAGTCGAAAGACTTCCTCGCCCGACACGACGGTCTGACCTGAGCGTTTGAGTCTTTCAGCAAGCGCGTCGAACAACTCCAGGCCGGTATCAAGCGTCCGCCCGAACGATTCCTCTTCCGAGCGGATAACATTTTCGATATGGGTTCGTTTTTCACTTATTTCGGGATAGACATCGCCCATAGTCTTAGTCAGGGTCGGAACAATTTTATAAATAAACGGTTCATTCATACCCAGTTTCCGGCCATGACGCGCCGCCCGGCGAAGAATCCGCCGGAGAACATATCCCTGTTTTTCGCTGGAAAGCCCGCCGCCATCGGCAATACAGAATGTCAGGGCCCGGATATGATCGGCGATTACCCGATGCGAAACACCGCGGTTGTCCGAGTGATATTTCCGGCCGGTTATCTCCGATATACTTTCGATCAGGGTAAGGAAAATATCGGTTTCATAGTTGGAATCGGCATTCTGCATGATGCAGGCAATCCGTTCAAGACCGGCGCCGGTATCGACCGATGGTTTGGGAAGCGGTTCGGTGACACCGTCGGGACCGGTGTTGTACTGCATGAAAACCAGGTTCCAGATTTCGACAAAGCGGTCACCCTCGCCATTGACTGTAACCTCAGGTCCGGTGCCGAATTTTTCACCGCGGTCGAAATGTATCTCGCTACAGGGCCCGTTGGGGCCGACATCACCCATCGACCAGTAATTTTCTTTTTTATCGAAACGCAGAATTCGGCCGTTTTTCAATTCCGGAGCGATTTTTCCCCAGAGTTGAAAGGCCTCATCATCATCATTATAGACCGTGGCATAAAGACGATCGGCCGGGAGCCGAAGATATTTGGTCACCCATTCCCAGCCATAAAAAATCGCCTCCTCTTTGAAATAATCGCCAAAGGAGAAATTACCCAGCATTTCGAAGAAAGTATGATGCCGGCCGGTCCGGCCGACATTCTCGAGATCATTGTGCTTTCCCCCGGCCCGCATACATTTCTGAACCGATACGGCTCTTGGGTATTCCGGAGTTTTCCGCCCGGTAAAAATATCCTTAAACTGATTCATGCCGGCATTGGCAAACATCAAGGTCCGATCATCGAACGGAATAACCGGCGAGGAGCGGTAGAGCTTGTGATCGCGGCTCTTAAAGTAGTCGATAAACGATTGTCTTATTTCGGAAGTCTTAATCTCAGTCATCCTCCTTCATGATTTTCTCAAAAGCCATTTGGGCCGCACGGTATCCTATTGACCGGCGAGACAGATAATTATACGCTTTCCGCCGGGCGGTTTCAAGGTCAAATTTGGAAAAATAGGCTTTCCTTAAACGCATCAATTTTACCGCAATTTCGTATTCATCAACATCTTCGAGAATTTCATCGACGACCGCCTCGGCAATCTGGCGGGGAATATAACCGGCCCGCAACCGGGCAATGATAAAATTCCGACCGGCCGGTTTGCGGCGCAAGATGGATTCGGTCATCTGGCGGGCATAGGCCCGGTCATCGATCAAACCCCGCCTCGTGAAATCATTCAGCAAACCATTGATCAGGATTTTTTCAAAACCTTTCTCGGCCAGTTTCAGGGCCAGGTGTCCATAGGTATAGGAACGCCGCGAAAGAAGATAAAGCAGGTAATTTTCGGCCCGCATCAGATCGGCCTCATGTTTGATCCGGTGATATTTTTCTTCCGGAAGCGAAACTCCCGCGGTCAGTGAGTATTTATCAATAATTTCCCGGGGAATCGGCAAATTCTCGCCGGAAGATAAAAACATCAAGTGGTTTGGTCCCTTTTTCTTTATCTTTTCAATAATTACAGCCTGATCCATTTCAACAACTTATGAAATACATTTTGCTTTGCAAATAAAACAATGTATCAATAAGGACTTACCCGTTGACAATATTAGAGGATGAATTAATTTATATTGGTAACAAAAGTATTAAAAAATCTTTTTTTTGTTTTGCCCGGTTTCTCGTCTTAATAATGATATAAACTATGGGAGGATCTTATGTATAAGTGGCTCACTTCTCTGGCTTGTTTGGCTTTTCTCCTATTTACAACGGCCGAAACGGCGCATCCCCGGGATAAATATGATGATTTTAATTCGACCGGGAGCGGGCAAACCTATGAAATCTCATCAACTTCAGAATACGATCTGGCGCCAATTATCGGCTGGCCGGTGGATTTTGGGGTTCAGCAAACAGGTCGGATCAATGCCTCTTTTGATTGTTATGGCCATTTCGGCCATAATTTTTTCCCTGGCAGTCCCACCACTTTTCCCGACTGGCCCCTGGTCTCCTTTGAATCACCCCCCGGCAGTAATATTGAGTATCTTTTTGCCGGGGCTCTATGGGTCGGAGGAATTGTCGGTGGGGACACTCTGGTTTCGGTCGGGGCGGACGGCTGGCAATATATTCTGGAAATGTGGCCCGGAAATCCGCCGCAACCATCAATAACCCCCTTCGAAGATATCTCCGATTTTGCCATGAGAGCCGAATACTACGATACGGTTACATCACCGCAGTATGTTGGCTACGATCCTTATTCAGGAAGACCGCACCAGCCGATGAACCTGAAAATAGTCAACCGGTCTCATGCCTGGCACACCGCTCCATATAACGAGACCATCATCTATGATCTGGTTTTAACCAATATCGGTTCGGACTATATTGAGGAT includes:
- the alaS gene encoding alanine--tRNA ligase → MTEIKTSEIRQSFIDYFKSRDHKLYRSSPVIPFDDRTLMFANAGMNQFKDIFTGRKTPEYPRAVSVQKCMRAGGKHNDLENVGRTGRHHTFFEMLGNFSFGDYFKEEAIFYGWEWVTKYLRLPADRLYATVYNDDDEAFQLWGKIAPELKNGRILRFDKKENYWSMGDVGPNGPCSEIHFDRGEKFGTGPEVTVNGEGDRFVEIWNLVFMQYNTGPDGVTEPLPKPSVDTGAGLERIACIMQNADSNYETDIFLTLIESISEITGRKYHSDNRGVSHRVIADHIRALTFCIADGGGLSSEKQGYVLRRILRRAARHGRKLGMNEPFIYKIVPTLTKTMGDVYPEISEKRTHIENVIRSEEESFGRTLDTGLELFDALAERLKRSGQTVVSGEEVFRLYDTYGFPVDLTNVMAEEKNLTLDMAGYEKKMQKQQEQSRTSSQFAGGQKEQFQLMLTEMLGQLPQEQLKTEFVREKFEITSPVAEVFELTDGQDRLLAVIPQKTPFYVEAGGQTGDQGYISCDLFKIKAEHLFKINEAIVHLGHIVEKNYEDLKDVGEFDVKLSLFKERRMDIMRNHTATHLLHAALRKVLGEHVRQSGSYVGPDKLRFDFSHFQPLTSAELKAVEMIVNGKILSGTPVATVEDDLEKARHSGAMAIFGEKYGDRVRVVSVDDFSKELCGGTHVDNVSQIGTFIITLETAVASGIRRIEAVTGHEAMLYISRLKDAVDQISHITNQPLESLAEAVTETYEKLLQLQKENKKLKSEKFTGGALSVGKEIKVDGVSVRFHDFGEVASEEMAGWIDGGKSENYPLICIAIGNINGKRTFMSSASGQASIHVGKLSQGILAELGGRGGGKPTFAQGSLPDTIDPDEVLKTVESKLKEFMDKGH
- a CDS encoding regulatory protein RecX: MFLSSGENLPIPREIIDKYSLTAGVSLPEEKYHRIKHEADLMRAENYLLYLLSRRSYTYGHLALKLAEKGFEKILINGLLNDFTRRGLIDDRAYARQMTESILRRKPAGRNFIIARLRAGYIPRQIAEAVVDEILEDVDEYEIAVKLMRLRKAYFSKFDLETARRKAYNYLSRRSIGYRAAQMAFEKIMKEDD